AAATAACAGTCAAGTATCAAAGTACAagctaatataaaaaaatattcagaaattCAGATATGCGAGAAAGTCTTTCACGGCATAATCAATTTATCAAAGCAATGAAACAACAATTCTGTTCACTCCACTGGAGATAAAATAGGAAAGCAAATGCTGCAGCAGCTGATGATAGAGCAAGTCAACAGGAAATGAAGAAATGTAGTGCAGTGCAGCACACATGTGCAAAACGTTACTTGTTTTTTCAGGCTCTTATCTTTACAAATGGAATGCTTTTGCTTTATCAGGTGTTGATTTCCTTTCCGGGAGGcatcaccttaacgtggtggagaggttCGTGTGaccctatgaccctgagggctgtgttgtgaccttggtagggtctcccatggcaaattggtctcAGGTGAGGGGCCagactaagaatggttcacaaaacCCCTATGAATaaacgaggcagaggaggagttacccggccTGGAGGAAgcactcacaaatccccggttgagtgccgctacgttggagtttaccccggtagATGGGATGGTCGCCTCCCCACGCCTTCGGGTTAAGGGGGggaaactctgactgttgtttgtgcgtatgcaccgaacagcagttcggagtattcggccttcttggagaccctgaatggagtcctgtatggggctccagtaggggactccatagttcttcAAGGGAGACTTCAACACGCAGGTGGTTCCCctgttcaaaaagggggaccagagagtgtgtgccaataacaggggtatcacactattcagcctccctggtagagtctactccaaggtgatGGAAAAGAGGGTTCGGCCGATTGTCGAACCTCTGATCGAAGAGGAGCAATGcagattccgtcctggccgtggaacaacgcgCCAGCTctctactctcacctatggtcatgagggctgggtcatgaccgaaagaactagatcgcgggtacaagcgccCAAAATGGGTTTTTTTCAGGAGGGTGACTGGCGTCttccttagagatagggtgagaagctcagtcatccgtgagggactcggagtagagccgctactcctttgcgttgaaaggagccagctgaggtgattcgggcatctggtaaggatgccccctgggcgcctcccttgggaggtgttccaggcacgaccagctgggaggaggccacggggaagacccaggactaggtggagagattatatctccacactggcctgggaacgcatCGAGAttccccagtcagagctgattaatgtggcccgggaaagggaagtttggggtcccctgcttgAGCTGTTGCTCCCCGTGACCCCaacccggataagcggttgaagatgagtgagtgaggTGTTGATTAAACTAAGAGATTTTTAAATGTCACTCTATGCTTTAGTATATCTTGAGGTCATCTATTTGATACTGacaacaaatgaatgaaaagagCTGTTCATAGCAGTCTTGGGCCTCTTGTCCCGATTGTCATGGAGTCCACCCACCCATATCATTGTGGTCATGGTGGGGAGcaataatgaaagaaagaaatatagaaatatctGCTAGCTGCATATGTGAAAGTGCAGTGGAAACTAGGGTTTTTCCTCATGCCTGAAAGGCAATTGTGTCTCGCTGTGCCATGGAGAAAAAAGATCCTCCAGGCATGCTGAAACATAgctcaacaacaaaaacaagtttttttttcaggcttGCAGAGTCCTTTCATGTGATGGGGCTGCTGTTAACTGTAGGCACTTTGTGCAAAGCGGatgacagattttttatttttaataacaaGGCAAAAGGTTATCGTTTTCTGTGGACAAGAACAAGCGAGggtgtatgtgcatgcatgtcgGTTAGTTAAAATCAGCCGCTGGCCTTTCTTCTTCGGCTGAGTGGACAAAGTGAATGCACCGGACTCCAATCAGCGTGTTTACTCTGCAACACAGCCCGAAAACGTTTCCTCTCTGGCCGTCCTGCACATGTGTTGACACATATtctaaaaagaagaaaaagaagatgaaGTGGCGATGTTTTAAAGGGCGTCTCTCACCTCGTGTCTGGATGCGAAAGTTGATCTTGCTCTCAGACGGATGGGTGATGGTGTAGCCACAAAAATCCACATCCACGCTGACGGGAAACAGGAAAGCAAAAGCAATGTTAATGTTTTGCTTAAAATGGGTGGAGGTGTGTTAGtgttattacaatttttttccaCTATCATCCCAGCTGCCCTGAACTGACTGAGAACTAAGAACACTGGGAACAAAGTGGAACCACACTGAAGAGTTCCtttgtgatattattattattattattattattgtcaaatTGTCAGAATGACCTCTAGgaattatgaggaaaaaaacaggCCCCTTCAGCAGTAGTCAAATCACAAATGACATAAATTAACCATCAGTCATACTCTTTGTTCTTCAAACGTACCACATGGAAGCGGAGGAGGTAAATATTTTTACATACGAAAAGGTCAAATCTGTGACCCCGACATGCTGAGTTTAAAGCAgcaggttgtaaaaaaaaaaaaaaaaaaaacaaaacacttacGTCTTCATGATCATATATCTGAGGGAATTGCCTAGTGTATGATCTTCATCATGCAGAACAAATGTCACACAGCCCTCATCAGCCCCATCAGCCTGgacctaaaacaaaaaaaaataagtaattattaaaacataataaCACATCCAACtcgaaacagaaataaatacctcattcagtcttgtgaagggctcattgcatgggtggaaaaaagtacaaaatgcaagtctccctcaaaaataatccaaggcacactgtagtgtttgaacaaaattaaaatgcctttattttacatggcaataatttTAACAAAATTACCAAATGtccattttaaacaattattggcATGTAagataaaggcattttaattttaacaaaattaaaatgcctttattttacatggcagtAATTGTTTAAAATTACCAAATGTCCATTTGGTAATTTGGTAATTTTGTTAAAATTACCAAATGtccattttaaacaattattggcATGTAagataaaggcattttaattttaacaaaattaaaatgcctttattttacatggcagtAATTGTTTAAAATTACCAAATGtccattttaaacaattattgcatGTAagataaaggcattttaattttgttcaaacactacagtgtgcctcGGATTATTTTTGatggagacttgcattttgcacttttttccacccatgcaaGACAGAATGAGCCcaatacacctgaaggatctgaagagcacctgtatgtgattaccacagagacccagcagcgcttctactccATTGTCTTCAGAAATAAATACCTCCTTAGAGATAATTGAGTTTGGAGAATCAATCACATTGAGAGGGAGCTATTATGCATTGCATCCAATACTTATCATGATGATGCACATTGGTAAGCATGAGTTGAACATATTGAACAGCATGTTGATATTGATCAATACTGCCCCCAAGTGGAGACACTCTGAGTCAGCTATGGACTGAGAAGCAAATGTAAAGCAGCTAAAGTGATTTACGTttcggttagcttagctttacATAATGTCACTCATGATATCAGTCCACAACCAAGGTTGCATTAAAGAGAGCAGCGTTTAACCTAGTTAAACGAGGTGTAACAACACTGTTAGCTACTGTAGCTACTGTTACCCACGTGGGGCGTTTACAGGTGTTATCTTTAGCTTCTTTAGTTGAGTATTTTCTCACAAACAGAGTTTAATAATGGCAGAGAAATATAGCTGTATACAATCTCAAAAATTACAAGGCATTATTGCTTTTTTTACCATCTCCAGCACGggtttcttttctccttctgcagccatgcttCACATCCCCACTCTATACGTCAACACAGAGACGGTGGGGTTTCAGCCCTCACTGTTGTCTGATAGGCAAGGGGTAGGCAAAGCAGCTTTATTTgcatagcacatttcagcaacagggcaaagtgctttacataaacattcaagaacattgcgacaaagtgcaaaagaccattaagacataattaaaacagttataaaaacataaaaacattgaagattagaaaataaaaacaagctaaaaataaaagctaggatagaagctgaaatagagtataacacacaagagtaaaagctctggTGCAGTATacgatcattatctggtttaataaaaggcagcagcaaacaggaaagttttaaactttgatttaaaagaactcagagttggagctggtcctgcaggtttctgggagcttgttccagatatttggtgcataaaaactgaacttctgcatgtttagttctgactctggggacactaagcagacctgatccagatgacctgagaggtctggatggttcataacatagcagaagatcagaaatgtatttttttgccctaaaccatttagtgctttgtaaaccagcaggagtagtTTGAAaccaattctctgagagacaggcagccagtgtagagacctcagaactggactgatatgatccactttcttggtcttagtgaggactctagcagcagcgttctgaatcaggtgcagctgtctgatccattCTTTAGGAAGACCAGTATAGGGGTAGGCAAAGGGCTTTGTCCCAcaaaaaaaggtgtttgttttgtctattGTGCAGTACAtttaacagaaacaaacacatgcagtaTGTGTGATTATAGAAGTAAACATTTATCAAATATTCagaaaaataatatcaaaagaATGTGAAGAGATGCACATTTTTCTAGTGACTAtacctgacttttttttaaagtttggatatGTCACTAGGCTACAACTTGGAATATTGTGTGAAAGAGATTCTTCTTGGTAGTCCACAGGTTGGAGATTTGCCTTTGCTAAAGTTAAACAAAATAACTACTGGTTTCAGAAAGCTGCCAtctgaaaaaacacagaaagtaTTTCTATGATGcagattaagataagataagataagataagatattcctttattagtcccgcagtggggaaatttgcagtgtacagcagcaaaggggatagtgtaaaaaacaagatgcatcagcttagcaaaatatgaaccatttaaatagaaggaagtataaaaataggagcagtctatacagtattgacaataaacagaattgcacaagtggaaaatgatattgcacagtgagaatgaatgaatgaatgaatgaatgaatgaaattccacctgaaaatatcaggttattgtcagtgtttttggtgtgtaagtggtctactgggatcACAGCATCTTTCAATATTTggataattaataaaaaatgtctgctTTGTATCTTTGAAGGAGCCGAAAGAGGAAAACTTCTTTACAACTGATCACCCGATGTACTGCAAATTGTGTCCTGTACAGCTTTGTAGTCTGTGCTTTTTATTGTGTCTTGTATACATGCAGTGTATGAAGTAGTGATATAATGTTCTGACTTATTTTATTAAGAAACCATCCCTGCACTGTTATGTAGAATAACAATAGATTGATTTATCCATCGCAGCATTGGTGAAGTTGCCTGTAAGACTTAGACGAGGGCTCTAAATACTAAGCAACACCTCCGAACTGTCGCCATAACGTGACGTACGTATGAAACCTGTGACGACACATTGCGTGAGAGGaagttacaaaaaaatgtagttCTTAAAACGAAGCGATACAATTAGGTACGTGGCCTAAGGCATGTGGTAAGAACTACATTAACCACATAGCATAGGAATGAACTGGTTTTCCGGTCTGGAGGTCTGCAAAGCAAAGCAGAAGTCACTGGAAAGGGATTAGCTAGCTTGCTAGCAGACGAAAGCTCTTTAGATGTTGGGATTTGCGCTAAATTGGCTATTTTGAACAGCGCTGACAAACCGAggtttttgatttattattattgtatgttTCACTGTTAATTGCTAGAAAAAGCTTGTTGGTATTGCGACAGACAGATAACATTACCTAACACACGTCATGTACTTTGATCAACAACATTAGTAGCTAGCTAGCCTGTTGTTTATCTGGCTTTCGCTTTCATTTCTCCTGACAACTGGATCGTGTAGTTAATAACACTAGTTATCTCAGTTAGGCTAACATTACTGACGTGTGTTACACATATTCATACACATAAtgtcctctcctttctttctgtAACGTTCATCCTCTCTATCCGTCTCTAGCTCTGTCAGTAACACCTCACTGGTCTTATTCGTGTCTCTAGCTCTGTCAGTAACATCTCACTGGTCTTATTCGTGTCTCTAGCTCTGTCAGTAACATCTTACTGGTCTTATTTGTGTCTCTAGCTCTGTCAGTAACATCTCACTGGTCattatttgtgtgtttccagCAAGTAATAGAGCCCAAACCCCcagctgttgccatggcaatcCTGTTTGCTGTGGTGGCTCGTGGAACCACCATCCTGGCAAAGCATGCATGGTGTGGTGGCAACTTCCTGGAGGTGACTGAACAGATTTTAGCCAAAATACCATCAGAGAACAACAAATTGACCTACAGCCATGGCAGGTaggattcacacacacacacacacacacacacactgcatgcttttatctttgtgaggacactcattgacataatgcctTCCCTAGctccttaccctaaccttaactatcacaactaaatgcctgatCCCAACCCTTACCCTTACTCTAACCTACTGtaaacctaattctaacctgaaccttataaccaagtctgaaccctcaaacaaGCCTTTGGAGGTCTCTCTGTAGGTGATGATCGGcccaaatgtcctcactttccaaaaatgttctcactgtgaaagtctaaaactcaaattggtcctcacaaagatagctgtacaagtgtacacgcacacacacacacacacaccttacacCTCCATCTCACAGCAATCACCCACCCACTCCTATGCTGTGGCTACATGGGTCTGTATGTCTTTCCCAGTTTAGGGAAGTTCAGATCCTACTAGTATGTACAAGTGGTCATGTGATCAGATAATTATGACAGAAAGTGCACCATGGGTAAAAACAGTAGCAAACATACCTAGAGCTAGCTGTATGAAATGCCTCTTATCTGATGTACAAGTCATGAGTTCTCAGTGCTTTCCTCAGGCAAGTGTCAACAATTGTCATCTATGTTTACGCACTTAAAAACAGGCTATACCTGTCATCAGGTAAAGGAAAGAATATGTATTTAGCGTCTAAGATGTGTTGGAGTGATACTTCTAAACTACCAGTTAAAATGCAGTTTGGTTAGTTTTTCCCACTGTCCTCTACAAAATGATGTTACATTAATTTGAACAATGCACTATTGTAAAAGACGATCAGCCATGTAGAACTAATTTACTTGCAAATCACAACTTTAACAGACACTTGGGTGTTTATTGTTGCCAATAGGAGTTGATATGATGAACTCCTCTGAGTCCGACATTATTCTCCATCACTCAGGGTCTTTTTCACACACTTGTGAAACCTTGAAGAAGAGCTTTTGTGGACAAGTAATTAAGATTTTCAAGCAGAAATACAGCTGTTTCCACAGACTATTGAATAATCTGATTATtgccttatactgtatataaacatgcTACTTCAACATGAGAAGCCAGTAATTATCCTTTGGGTGGTAATGCCTACAAGATTAATGTGATTTCTTACATTATTAATGATGTAATGATTTGTTTGCTCAGTGTGGACTGTCATATATTAGCACACGAGCTGTAGAGATCACTTAAAGCTGGTATCACATGATACAAGTTAATATTTCCTTAGGCTTTTTACAGTGAATGTAGtatactgtattgaactttgtACTTTCAACTGTATATCTGTAATGTtgacaatttttttcttttttttcttttttagctaTCTCTTTCATTACATCTGCCATGATAGAATCATATACCTGTGTATCACCGATGATGTAAGTATAAAATTGGCTCAGATatctgtgtatttgtttgtttaggGGTCAGAGGGAATTTGAGTGATATATATTAAAGTCCCTTGAAATGCACTTTATGTGAATAGCTGAATATAAGGAAGAGTTCAGAAGTAAAGCTGAATAACGCAGCAGCCACTTTGAGAAACAGAAATAACATTATTGCACCCAAATACATCTCCAACCCACGTTTGGGAGGTAATTTATTGAGCCTATTACAACAGGAAGCAGAAAAATACACTCAGAGACACAAGGTAACAATATATTAATTTCAATGTacttaaaataatatttcttataattaacttttttgtgttttactaaAGGACTTTGAGAGATCGCGCGCATTCAGCTTCCTCAGTGAAGTCAAGAAGCGCTTCCAGACAACATACGGGTCGCGAGCTCAAACAGCCCTGCCTTACGCCATGAACAGCGAGTTCTCCTCAACATTGGCAGCTCAGATGGTGAGTATAACGAGAGCCTGAGCATATTCAGCAATGTTATCATGTGAGGGCCTCGTGACTGCTGTTTACTTCTGTAGTCATACTGATACTACTGAAGTAATCACTTAGATCAACTTTCCATTTCCTTCTTTACCTTTCTCTTTGTAGAAACACCACTCGGACCCACGGGGATCAGATCGTGTCACTGAGACTCAGATGCAAGTGGATGACCTGAAAGGCATTATGGTCCGCAACATAGGTGAGCTCCTCATGAGTGATCCCCATGGCACAGTAACCCTGAAAAGACCTCTTTTTATGCCTCTGTGCCGGCAACAGCAGGGGCCAGAggtattatgttttcaggttgtcccgAAACAAACGGACACTTGGAGGACGCAAAGATAAACTGATTGGATTgtagtggtcaaaggtcaaaggttaatGTTTTggtctacgatataaaatacgtcagtaaatatcctacttgtgaattttgaagcctttatctgtctttaaaaaggcggttgctaacaagtggttaaATGAGACCACTAAACGTcgtcacgccgactcgtccgcctttacagcctcgttgtgtgtaCACatgctcatgcgaccgtggtgtagtttgtttaggggcgatgctaacttcctagttggcttacaaaaatacgtcatccctggagcactctatgggATAATAAGAAGAAAGTATTATTTCTCTgcagggtcctttccataatgttgtcagacacttataatagcaatctgagcctgtcaatggcaaaaacaagcactttaagTGGATGTAAACTGAGGGTACCAGgatgccccaaatgattacattacagcttgtttagcgtCTGGTGGCTGCAGCGTACTCCCTCAATattggaccagtttcagaaattgttgtccccattagtcacttaggaCGCTTTCACAaaccaacatttagtctgcaaAAATGTTtacttgacatctgggccgaaaaGAAcctacagaatatgctaaatatagtccacaaaaacagtgacgtttataaagtcataaactggaggagaagggatttgtgcacagtagatcagtgccgagtcaaagtgaaaaaacttcgACAGCATCAAAGTTCGCGATTCCCTGCTttgaagtggcagctctcgagagtGAAAAGAAAATTTCGCTCCTTCCTACAGGCTAATTCTTTTTTAGTTTGGTCCACTTTGTTTTGTGCACTGtaaaaccgaaccagactaaatagaaaacaaacccaaaagtatcaattttatctctgattcggactagccaaacggactatggcttatgaaagcgcccttagacacaaaaacatgggaaaatagggtcatCAAGTTGCATCAGTGACCGCTACGTTATGCTGTGCCAATGAAGCACTGGTATTTGTTGACCTTCATGCCCAAAGCAAATGTTCTGGCAATCAAATTCTGAAATGGTCTCAAATGTCAGTCAGATTTCACCAACTATCTTATACGAATCTCTTCACACTGGACCTTTATGTCTCCCAAGTTAACTCTgcctctctttgtgtctttttacaGACTTGGTAgctcagagaggagagaagctgGAGTTGCTGATTGACAAGACAGAAAATCTGGTTGATTCAGTGAGTCTATCATTCTACTAGTTTTCATGATGCATGGTATTTGGCAGTGTATAAGTTTATCTTTTCACAGTTATATAGCACGCTACTTATACACAAATGTTGTCACTGATGTCACGTTCTCTCTCTACTCCATTTAGTCGGTCACATTTAAGACCACAAGTCGTAACCTGGCGCGAGCCATGTGTATGAAGAACCTCAAGCTGACTATTGTCATTGTGCTGGTGTGCCTGGTGAGTATGGACAGGAATGGTAACTAGTGAGATGTTGGTTATTAGTGGGACAGTGTAATGTTCTTTAGCCAatttggtggattattacttatgatattaaattgtttttctttccattaaagctgaagttggtaactttgagcaaatatgatgaaaaaagttatttttgtaaaacagtcactatatcctgacagtagtgcatgagacagatagtctttggttttggctcaactgttttcaacatggagccgggtcacaaactttgaaaatattttaacaataaGTAGTTccgtaacaaaatattgattcatatttgatcagcgctgcctagtttgacagtttgatcggagttcacgagtggttgacagctgctcagagacagcaaggctccagctcggctctgattggttgtttttgtttgggtGCGGTAGaaacttgcaaatgccattaggaccACTAGGGGGAggcagagggacatgattttttttcgcagattatctgtctcatgcactattgtcaggatatagtaacagTTTTATAACTAGAatagagcgcagacctccgcccccctctccgttcagcttgcgccatcatccacgtgtatttttgtttatgctgagatcagctgtacgtagcggagcatcgtaaaacacttcattcaaattggacagaaacaaaataaaactcacctaaaccgtcgtcgttactctttccaacaatcacaaagtgtgctttggtcgaactcaactgtaatttcacagagtttaatgtgaaaaaacgcagaatctacagtcGTCCCCTTCCCGCCcctccccgctctctctctgtctctctctctgaagaaaGAAGGCgtggtcatgcgtcatcaacgcgccatcagttacactgcgcatgtgtaatATCCTGTGGTTTTAaagctcaggctgatcggaattcttaaaagtGTTCCTGAATCCggaagggaccccttcgaaaatggccatgccagtttttcctcgccaacatttagcgtaacgtcatagcgttatttaaccttcttcctccttaggtttttctggtttcatatgatacaagtattttcactctagctttaaaactgagcccgctacaacctaaaaatcgcaagttgcgttaatgcggtaaataagtaaaaaaaaacaaatttgcgttaacacgttattatcccgttaactttgacagccctaaaaataacttttttatcatatttgctcaaggTTActaactgcagctttaacatgaaAAATGACCTTGATATCTTAGCTACTACAGCTTTAATTTTCAGCTATGATGAGGCTCAGCTGTCCTGTAAAACTGCCGTAATTTACTTCACATCTTCATTGAAAACACATTGCAGCAATGATCTTTCCTAAGAGGGCTCCTCTGCATTGTTTGACATTGACTGAAGGAATTCCTCCTGTGTGTTGCGACTGTATGGCTCACTGCGTGATTAATCAAACAGCGGTGCAGGAAGTAAACATTGCTTCTGTCCTGTTTCCAGGTGGTCATTTACATCATCGTTTCTGCTGCCTGCGGGGGCCTCAGCTGGCCCAGTTGTGTCAAATGAGTGGAGGATAGTGGGGATAAAAGAAAAGGAGATAAAGGAAGAGGGGGAGAAGCGCCTGTTCAACTCTGCCCTCCAGTGGACACAAAAGGACACACAACTTTCCTTCCTCTATTCCTCCAGCTTCAACATCCCCGGAAAGACACACATGACGCTgttcctcctcctgcctccttcttcttcccccTCTTTGATCGCGTGCACATTGACTTGCCTTCAGGACAGGGAGTCCCACCTCATCATACCCACACTGATGGGCAGCAGCCATGTGGCCT
This DNA window, taken from Sebastes umbrosus isolate fSebUmb1 chromosome 9, fSebUmb1.pri, whole genome shotgun sequence, encodes the following:
- the polr1d gene encoding DNA-directed RNA polymerases I and III subunit RPAC2; protein product: MAAEGEKKPVLEMVQADGADEGCVTFVLHDEDHTLGNSLRYMIMKTVDVDFCGYTITHPSESKINFRIQTRGGIPATEPLRRGLNELSDVAQHVLNTFQARVNEFKEKQEQPME
- the sybl1 gene encoding vesicle-associated membrane protein 7, translating into MAILFAVVARGTTILAKHAWCGGNFLEVTEQILAKIPSENNKLTYSHGSYLFHYICHDRIIYLCITDDDFERSRAFSFLSEVKKRFQTTYGSRAQTALPYAMNSEFSSTLAAQMKHHSDPRGSDRVTETQMQVDDLKGIMVRNIDLVAQRGEKLELLIDKTENLVDSSVTFKTTSRNLARAMCMKNLKLTIVIVLVCLVVIYIIVSAACGGLSWPSCVK